The Aggregicoccus sp. 17bor-14 genome contains the following window.
CTCACTGGAGGTCCGAGCCGATGCGGAGTCTGGGGGCCGTGGCAGTGCTGCTGGTGCTGTGGACGGGGGCGGGGTGTGGCGCGGGGGACGAGGCGCTCGAGCAGCCGACGCCGGAGCCGCTCGCGCCGGGAGAGCCCGCGGTGCCGCCGGCGCTGCCGCCGGGCGCGCCGCAGGGGGTGCAGGCCGCGGTGGCGGGCGACGGGCTGCTCGCGAGCTGGAGCGCTCCGGCTGCGTCCGCGGGCGCCGGCCCCGTGCAGCGCTATAGCCTGCGCTGCACCCCGGACTGCGGGGAGCAGCAGGTGGACGCGCAGGTGCACGAGCTGCAGCTGCAGGGGCTGCGCGAGGACACGGAGTACACGCTGGAGGTGGCTGCGGTGAACACGGTCGGCGAGGGCCCCGCGGCCCTCTCCTCTCCCGTGCGCCTGCCCAAGCGCAGCCGGCTGCCGGGGGCGCCCACGGCGGTGAGCGCCGCGGCGGGGGATGCCCAGGCCACGGTGCGCTGGACGGCGCCGTCGCAGACGGGCAGCTCCGCGCTGCGCAGCTACACCGTGCGCTGCACGCCCGCGTGCACCGCGCGCTCGGTCGCCGCGCCGGCCACCAGCGTCACGGTCCCGGGGCTGAGCAACGGCACCGCCTACACCTTCCGGGTCTCGGCGGTGAACGACGCAGGCGAGGGCGCGGCCTCGAGCGCGAGCAACGCCGTGACGCCGCAGGCCCCGCTGCCTCCGCCTCCTCCGCCCCCTGCCGCTTCGGGCCGCTGGGTGTCGGCCTACTACGTGGGTTACCAGCGCAGCCTCTACCCGGAGGCCGAGCTGGACCTCAGCACGCTCACCCACCTCATCGTGGGGCGGGTGACGCCGCTGGCCACGGGCACCTTGAACACCACCTTCGACATCGACGCGACGAACGGCCCCGCCATGGCGCGCACCCTCTCGAGCCGCGCGCACGCGGCCGGCAAGAAGGCGCTGCTGATGGTGGGCGGCGCGGGTGAGCACGACACCTTCGCGGCCGCCGCCTCCTCGGCGAACCGCGCGCGCTTCGTGAGCAGCCTGCTCTCGGCGATGGACAGCCTCGGCTACGACGGGCTGGACCTGGACTGGGAGCCCATCCTCGATGCGGACCAGGCCCCGCTGCTCGCGCTGGTGCAGGCGCTGCGCGCGGCCCGGCCCGGCATCCTGCTCACGCTGCCCGCGGGCTGGGTGAACGCGAACTTCCCCGGCGACGTGGGCAGCTACTACGCGCAGCTCGCCGCGCAGCTGGATCAGCTCAACCTCATGTCCTACGACATGGCGGCGGACTGGACGGGCTGGGACAGCTGGCACTTCGCCGCGCTGTACGGCGAGAGCGCCACGCACCCCAGCTCCATCGACTCCACCGTGCGCGCCTACCTCGCGGCCGGCGTGCCCGCGGCGAAGCTGGGGCTGGGCCTGGGCTTCTACGGCTCGTGCTGGCGCGGGGTGAGCGCGCCGCGCGTGCCCGTCACGGCCTCCGTCGCGCTGCTGGAGAGCGACAACGCCATGAGCTACGCGAACATCGTCTCGCTCTACGCGCCCAGGGCCACGGCCGCGTGGGACGAGGCGGCGCAGCAGGCCTACCTCACCTCGAGCAGCGGGGCGGGGCCGCAGGGCTGCAACTTCATCTCCTACGAGGACCCGCGCTCCATCCTCGCCAAGGGCACGTACGCGCGCTCCCAGGGGCTGGGCGGCGCCATCGTGTGGACGGTGAACGAGGGGCACCTGGCGAGCGCGCCCGCGGGCTCCCGCGATCCGCTGATGCGGGCGGCCGCGGACGCCTTCCTCGCGCCTTGAAGCTCGAAGGGCCGGGCTCCGCAGAGGGGGAGCCCGGCCGGACCGCGCGTGCGCCTCAGCCGCAGCCCTGGCTGGTGAGCCAGTTCACGCCCTTGGTGCGCTCGGTGGTGCCGTTGGTGCCGCCGTAGTCCACGTTGGTGAAGGACATGGAGACGCTGGCGCCCGAGGACTGGTTGGTGATCTGCATGGTCATCGTGTTGGGGATGAGCGTGGTGGAGTTCGGGTAGTTCGCGCCGATGTAGTAGCGCAGGCGGCCGCTGGGGAGGCTCCCGCAGGTGGCCATCTTGTTCTCCAGCTGCGCCCAGTTGCCGCGGTTGAAGTTCGCGTCCTGCGGCACGATGTTCGCGCGCCCGCCCCAGCCGCCCAGCTGCGAGCCGATGAGGTGCCCGCCGTCGTAGTCGTTGCTGGGGTTCTCCGCGTCACCCCACTGCCCGATGCTGGTCTGGCAGGTGTCCTGGCGCGGCGCCGCGGCGATGATCGGCAGGTACTTGTAGGCGCGGTTCGGGCGGCCCGAGGCGTCGATGTAGTAGTACTCGCCGTCGAAGCTGTGCCAGATGCTGCGGTCGCTCGAGGGGAAGAACTTCACGCAGTCGCTGATGTTCTCGGCGTGCACGTCGTCCGTGCGCACGCGGTAGCCCACGCCATAGGGCGCGAGCGCCGCCTGGATCTCGGCCTCGGTGTGCGTGTCGAAGAACTCCGCGAGCCCGCTGGGGCCGCCGAAGTCCTGCTCCAGCTGACTGGCGACTCCGTCTCCCCCCAGGTCCGCGTCCGTGCCGCACGCGCTGAGCCACAGGACAGCCGCTGCCGCGATCACAAGCTTCTTCATGGTGCGCCTCCTCGAGTCACTTCACCGGGGTCCGCCGGTGGGAGGCTGCGTAGCAGAGTTGCAGATGCAACCGCTTGACGTCTGCGCAACGACGCGTTGCGTCTGTCCGCGATCGGAGAGAAGGCCGCGGCGTACGCGCGCGTACGCCGCGGCGGGTGCTCAGTAGAAGAGGAGCTCGGGCTGCGGCGTCACCGAGATGGAGAAGTCACCCTGGCTGCCGGCCTCCGCGGCGCCGCTGGCCGCCGTGGACTTCGTGCCGTCTCCACCGTCACCGCCCGAGGCACCGCCGCCGCCCCCCGCGGCCGCGAGCACCGTGGCGGTGCCCGAGACGGCCCCCGCTCCGGCCGCGCCACCGGTGACGATGATGTTCGCCGCGTTGGCGATGACCGGCGGATTCGCCGAGAGCATCTGCACGATGCCGCCACCGCCACCGCCTCCGCCGCCGTAGAGCTGGCCCGTGGGAGCACCCGTCGCGAGGCCGTTGGCCCCGTTGCCGCCCCCGGCGCGGATGAAGCCGTTGGTCCCCACCGAGAGGGTGCCCCGCGACACGAGGGTGAGCACGCCTCCGCCTCCTCCCCCTCCGCCCGGCAGGGCCACGCTGCCGGTGAGCTGCGCGTTGCGCCCCGCGACGTCGATGGTCCCGTTGATGACGATGTTGCCGCGCGCCGCGAGGATGAGGCGGCCGCCGGCCTCGCCTCCGAAGGCGCTGGTCGTGTTGCCGTGCTTCGGGCGGAAGCCGCCGCCCGCGCCGCTCAGGTCGAAGCGGGTGAGCAGCGCGGAGCGGCCCAGGTCCAGGCCGCGGCCGCCCTGGTAGCCGTCCGCCGCGGAGAGGGCGATGCCTCGCGAGGGCGAGTTGATGCTCTGCACCTGCTGCTCCGGGTTCACGGCGATGATGCCGAGCGGGCCGAGGGTGATGTCGCCGGTGGCGCGGATCGTGGTGCCGCTCGCGACGATGAGCGTGCCGTCGATGCGCACGTTGTGGAACATGAGGTTCGCGCCATTCACCATGCTGCCGTAGCCGATGGCCAGGTTGCGCGGCGGCGAGGTGCTGAAGAGGGTGAAGTCTCCCGCCGAGCCGTCGCCGTAGAGCGCGAGCGCGCCCGGCTCTCCCGGAGGGCCGGTGGGGCCGTCCGGCCCCTGCGCCCCCTGCGCTCCGTCCGCGCCGTTGCACAGGTAGCGTGCGGAGGTGGGGTCTGCCTCGCCCTCGTCCACCGCGCCGTTGCCGTTGCGGTCCACCGCGGCCTGCAGCAGCACCCCGCCGTGGGGGCAGTTCGTGCCCGCGGGCTCGGGCAGGGTAGCCACGAGCGCCGCAGGTCCCTGCGCCCCGGTGGCTCCCGGCTCACCCTGCGGACCCGCGGCGCCCTGAGGCCCCGGAGCACCCGCGGGCCCCTCCGAGCCCGCCGAGCCTGCAGAGCCCTTGCAGGCCGCCACGGCGAGCAGCCCCGAGCCCAGCAGGGCTCTCCCAAACGCGTTCAGCATCCGTTCCCCCTCCAGAAAGAGGCCCGCAGTCTCGCCTGCTTCACCCGGAGTGCGCCAATCCCAGGCCCTGACGGCCAGAGGCGCAGGCGCCCGACCCTGGGGTAGCGTGCACGCCGCATGGTCTCGCTCGACGCCCCCGCCCCCGACTTCGAAGCCCTCACCACCCAGGGGCAGCGCCTGCGCCTGTCCTCACTGCGCGGCCGGCCCGTGGTGCTCTTCTTCTTCCCGGCGGCCTTCACGCCCGTGTGCACGCGCGAGGCGAAGGAGTTCGGCGACGTGCTCCCGCAGCTGCGCGCGGCCGGCGCGGAGGTGGTGGGCATCTCCACCGACGAGCACCAGGTGCAGTGCGACTTCGCTGTTGCCACCGGCGCCACCTACCCCATGGTGGGAGACCCCGAGGCCGGCATCGCGCGCAGCTACGACGTGGTGTGGCCGCTGCTCAAGCGCACGCAGCGCGTGACCTTCGTCATCGATGCGCAGGGCATCATCCGCGGCATCTTCCACCACGAGCTGCGCGTGGGCCACCACGTGCGCATGGTGGTGCGCGCGGTGCAGGCGCTGGCCACCGCCGCGCGCTGATTCGAGCCTGCGGGCGCCCGCAGCGGTGATACTCCACGGGCTTCCCCCCGCCTGGAGTCCCATGCTCGCGCCCGCTCTCGCCGCCGTGCTCCTCTCCGCCTCTGCCGCACCGAAGCCTGAACCGAAGTCTGCGCCGAAGGCAGCGCCGGCGAGCGCCGCGGCGGACCCGTTTGCCGCGTGGGAGCCCCTGCTGGGTGACTGGATGGGGGAGGGGAGCGGGCAGCCCGGTGAGGCCACCGGCGGCTTCTCCTTCGAGCGCGACCTGCAGGGCCGGGTGCTCGTGCGCCGCAGCCACGCGGACTACCCCGCGAGCAAGGAGCGCCCCGCATTCCGGCACGAGGACCTCACGGTCATCGCGCTCGAAGGAGGCGCTCCGAGCGCGAGCTACTTCGACAACGAGGGCCACGTCATCCGCTACCGCGTGACGCACAGCCCGGAGACGCACCGCACCGTGTTCCTCAGCGACGCGATCCCGGGCGCGCCCCGCTTCCGGCTCACCTACGACTGGACTGCGCCCGAGCGGCTGACCCTCACCTTCGAGATCGCCCCGCCCGGCGCGCCCGAGCAGTTCAAGACCTACCTCAGCGCTCGGGCGCACCGCGCGCCGGCGAAGCGCTAGCCGGAGTGCCCGCTACTCCGGCAGCGCGGCCACCGCGGTGAGCTCCACGAGGATGCCGTCGCCGAAGTCGCCCACCGGGATGACGGCGCGCGTCGGCCGGTGCGCGCCGAGCACGCTGGCCACCGCGGCGTCCACCGCGTCCCAGTGCTCCATGCCGTGAAGGAACACGGTGAGCTGCACGAGGTGCTCGAGGCGCGCGCCGGCCGCCTCCAGCACCGTGCGCACCTTCTCCAGCGCGCCGCGCACCTGGCTGCCCACGTCCGGTCCCTCCGCGACCTGGCCGGAGACGAAGACGAGGCCGCGCGCGACGATGCCGGGGGAGTAGTGGCCTGCGGGAGGGGCGGAGGAGGGCTGGATGGAGCGCATGGCCGCGAGCATCCCACGGATGAAACGGCGCGGGGGCGGCGAGGCCCCGCTGGCCCCACCGCCCCCGCCTTCACCGCTTCACGCCGCGGCTACTGGTTCTTCCACAGCTGCACGGCGTAGTAGTTCGCCGTGGGGTCCGCCGGGCTCTCGACGATGCCCCCCATGGCCGAGACCCGGCCGGTGCGGATGACGGTGGGCACCACGATGGCGCTCGGCACGTCCTCCTCGACCACCAGGTAGTAGTCGCCGCGCGCCGGGGCGCGGAAGGAGATCTCCATCGTCGCGCTCATGCGGTTGAGGGAGCTCGGGACGCCGAGCACCTCGTCGCCCTGCTCGTGCCGCACGCTGGCCAGCACGTTGCCCTGGCGGTCGAGGATCTTCATCTTCGCGTTCAGCGCCGAGCCCCAGCTGCTGTAGTCGTCGCCCTCGTCGGACCAGTTGCCATACAGCGACACGCTCACCAGCTGGTTCGCGTCCGCCTGGAAGGCGAACGAGTCCACGTCCACGTGGGTGTCCGAGTTGGAGATGATGCCGGAGGCCCAGCCCTGCGCGTCGAAGGCGCTCGCCTGGGGCTCGGTGCCGGCGGCGGGCAGGGTGTCGTTGGGCTCGGTCTCGAAGCGGCTGGTCGCGGCGCGCTCGAGCAGGAAGGTGAAGCTGCCGGCGCGGTCGCCGCTCATGCGCACCAGGTACTCCCCGTCCTTCACCAGGATGGTGCGGTACACGTCCGCGGCGCCCATGTCCTCGAAGGGGAGCTCCTTGGCGAGGTCGCTCGCGGAGTAGAGCAGCGCGTCCACGTACACCGGGCTCACGTCGCTGTTGCCCTTGCCGAAGGGGTAGAGCTCCACCAGGTCGCCGGCCTTGCCGCTGAACTTGTACCAGCGCACGTCCGCGTCCGAGGCCACGGTGGCGCTCACGTACTGGCCGTAGGCGATGCCCATGGCGGTCTCGGAGGTGGTGTTGGTGCCCGGGTCCACCGCAGCCTGCACGCCCTGGGCGGAGAACGAGAGGAAGTAGGGGCCCGCGCCGGTGTTGCAGCAGCGGGTCACGCGGACGTAGTAGGTGCCCGGGGTGCTCAGCAGCAGCTCGACGCTCGAGTCGTACCAGTACGTGTCGTCGTTGTTCCAGAGCTGGACGCCCTCGGCCGTGTACACGTAGAGCGCGGGGTCGTAGTAGCCCGGGCGCTCCTCGGGGACGTACATGCCGTTGCGGTGCGCGGTGAGCGCGAAGCGCACGCGGGTGGGAGCGGCGATCTCGAACTTGTAGTAGTCGCCCTCGGTGGTGCCCGAGCCGGCGAGGCCCTCGTAGTAGCCGTACACCACGCCCGGCGCGATCGCCTCGGCGGCGGCGATGCTGTCGTTGCCGCCGCCCTTGCCCGCCTCCTCCTGCTCGAGCTGCAGCAGCGCGGGCGCGCCGGCCAGCTGCACCCAGGTGGCGTAGCGGCCACCGTCCAGCTCGGTGCTGTCGCCCACGTCCGGCTCGAGCACGAGCAGGTAGTCGCCGTCCGCGGGGATGCGCACCTGCTCGAGGCCGAAGTCCAGGTCAGTGCCCGTGCTCTCGTTCTGGCCGATGCGGAAGAGCACCTGCTCGTCCTTCGCGGCGACCAGGGTCACGCGGATGCCATGCTTCCAGTTCGCCTGGTCCAGGCGGGTGGCGTAGGTGGCCACCTCGAGCAGCTGGCCCGCGTGGGCGCTGAAGCGGTAGGTGTCCACGTCGTTCTTCGCCTCGCCGCCGGCCTCGGTGGCGCTCGGGGTGAGGTCGCCGAAGAGGGGCAGGCCCACCTGCAGCGGCTCCGCGGTGGCGAAGGTGTCGTTGAGCTGCGCGCCGGTGGCCGTCTTGTCCTTCGGCTCGCGCTCGTCCGCGGCGTTGCTCAGGCTGAAGGCGCCGCTGGTGGCGCTCGCGCCCGGCGCGGTCGCGCTGAGGGTGTAGCCCTGGCCCGCGCGGTCGAAGCGCAGCGCGTCGAAGGTCGCCACGCCGTCCACCGTGGTGGCCTCGGCGCCGCTCAGCACCGCGCCGGTGGGGTTGTTGCCCACGCCCAGCTTCACCGGGCGCGCCACCCTCACCACCCGCCCGTCCTTCGCGGAGACCACGCTCACGCGGAAGGCGTCGAGCGGCAGGCTCGCGCGGTAGGCCTGCACAAGCCCCTCGAAGCGCAGCGCCACCGCCTCCACGTCGAAGCTCGCGCTCTTCACCGTGCCGCCCTCGAGGTCCTCCACGCCCTCCGCGCTCGCCTCGAGCACGAGGCCCGCGCCGCCGCCCTCCACCCACGCGTCCGCGAAGGTGGCCTTGCCCCCTTGCGCGATCTGCGTGACGGTGCCGCCCAGGCTCGCGCCCTCGCCGCTGAGCTTCAGCGTCACCTTCGCCGGCACGTCCAGCGCCTTGCCGTCGCCGTCCTGCACCTGCACCACCACGCCCAGCGGCTCGCCGGCCACGCCGGATGCCGGCTGCGTGGTGATGACCAGCTTCGCCTCGTTGCCGCTGCACCCCGCCAGCGCGAGCATCGCGCTCGCGAGCAGGGCCACTGCCCCCCGGAACTGACTCATCTGAAGACCCATCCTTGCTGTGTGTCGTTTGGCTCTGCGGCCGGGCCTCGGAGGCAGCAGCCCCCCATGGCCCGTTCGCGATGGACGGCATTTGCCAGCGGGGGCGTGACAGGCGAGTGACCGGGACGGGAGGCCTACAGAGGCCTACGCGCGTGTCGGGAGCGACCGCTGGGGGCCGGGTATCGACCGCTCGCGCCGGCCGGGCGCGCACAGGGGGCGGGGCGCGGGCACTATGCTCGGCCTGGACATGCCTCCCATCCGCCCTCCCGCGCTGCCCCAGGGCTCGCTCGTGCGCAGCACGGTGCGCGCGCTGCTCGAGCCGCGCCGGCTCGCGCCCATCCTGCTGGTGTGCGCGCCCATGGTGGCCGCCCAGAGCCGCTACAGCGAGGACCCGCTCGCCGTCCCGCTCGCGCTGCTGATGTGCGCGCTCTTCGTCCTCTTCGCGCCCCTGGCCTGGCGGGTGCTCTTCCCCGAGCGGCTGCCCGCCTCGCAGGGCGCGGTGCGGCTGGTGCTCTACGCGGCGCTGGGGGCGGGCATCGTGCTCACGACCGGCCTGGTGCTGCCGGGGCTCCTGGGCATGGGGCACACCTTCCTCACCCAGCGCCCCACGCTGCTGGTGGCGGGCGCGCTCTTCCTCGTGGGCGGCTGGGGGCTGGGGCGGGACATCGGCCTCACCGCCACGCTCGCGCGCGAGCGCGCCCGGGCCGAGGCGCTGGCGCGCGCCGCCGAGGGCGCGCAGCTG
Protein-coding sequences here:
- a CDS encoding collagen-like protein, producing MLNAFGRALLGSGLLAVAACKGSAGSAGSEGPAGAPGPQGAAGPQGEPGATGAQGPAALVATLPEPAGTNCPHGGVLLQAAVDRNGNGAVDEGEADPTSARYLCNGADGAQGAQGPDGPTGPPGEPGALALYGDGSAGDFTLFSTSPPRNLAIGYGSMVNGANLMFHNVRIDGTLIVASGTTIRATGDITLGPLGIIAVNPEQQVQSINSPSRGIALSAADGYQGGRGLDLGRSALLTRFDLSGAGGGFRPKHGNTTSAFGGEAGGRLILAARGNIVINGTIDVAGRNAQLTGSVALPGGGGGGGGVLTLVSRGTLSVGTNGFIRAGGGNGANGLATGAPTGQLYGGGGGGGGGIVQMLSANPPVIANAANIIVTGGAAGAGAVSGTATVLAAAGGGGGASGGDGGDGTKSTAASGAAEAGSQGDFSISVTPQPELLFY
- a CDS encoding peroxiredoxin family protein, with amino-acid sequence MVSLDAPAPDFEALTTQGQRLRLSSLRGRPVVLFFFPAAFTPVCTREAKEFGDVLPQLRAAGAEVVGISTDEHQVQCDFAVATGATYPMVGDPEAGIARSYDVVWPLLKRTQRVTFVIDAQGIIRGIFHHELRVGHHVRMVVRAVQALATAAR
- a CDS encoding PPC domain-containing protein; this encodes MSQFRGAVALLASAMLALAGCSGNEAKLVITTQPASGVAGEPLGVVVQVQDGDGKALDVPAKVTLKLSGEGASLGGTVTQIAQGGKATFADAWVEGGGAGLVLEASAEGVEDLEGGTVKSASFDVEAVALRFEGLVQAYRASLPLDAFRVSVVSAKDGRVVRVARPVKLGVGNNPTGAVLSGAEATTVDGVATFDALRFDRAGQGYTLSATAPGASATSGAFSLSNAADEREPKDKTATGAQLNDTFATAEPLQVGLPLFGDLTPSATEAGGEAKNDVDTYRFSAHAGQLLEVATYATRLDQANWKHGIRVTLVAAKDEQVLFRIGQNESTGTDLDFGLEQVRIPADGDYLLVLEPDVGDSTELDGGRYATWVQLAGAPALLQLEQEEAGKGGGNDSIAAAEAIAPGVVYGYYEGLAGSGTTEGDYYKFEIAAPTRVRFALTAHRNGMYVPEERPGYYDPALYVYTAEGVQLWNNDDTYWYDSSVELLLSTPGTYYVRVTRCCNTGAGPYFLSFSAQGVQAAVDPGTNTTSETAMGIAYGQYVSATVASDADVRWYKFSGKAGDLVELYPFGKGNSDVSPVYVDALLYSASDLAKELPFEDMGAADVYRTILVKDGEYLVRMSGDRAGSFTFLLERAATSRFETEPNDTLPAAGTEPQASAFDAQGWASGIISNSDTHVDVDSFAFQADANQLVSVSLYGNWSDEGDDYSSWGSALNAKMKILDRQGNVLASVRHEQGDEVLGVPSSLNRMSATMEISFRAPARGDYYLVVEEDVPSAIVVPTVIRTGRVSAMGGIVESPADPTANYYAVQLWKNQ
- a CDS encoding RidA family protein produces the protein MRSIQPSSAPPAGHYSPGIVARGLVFVSGQVAEGPDVGSQVRGALEKVRTVLEAAGARLEHLVQLTVFLHGMEHWDAVDAAVASVLGAHRPTRAVIPVGDFGDGILVELTAVAALPE
- a CDS encoding glycosyl hydrolase family 18 protein — encoded protein: MRSLGAVAVLLVLWTGAGCGAGDEALEQPTPEPLAPGEPAVPPALPPGAPQGVQAAVAGDGLLASWSAPAASAGAGPVQRYSLRCTPDCGEQQVDAQVHELQLQGLREDTEYTLEVAAVNTVGEGPAALSSPVRLPKRSRLPGAPTAVSAAAGDAQATVRWTAPSQTGSSALRSYTVRCTPACTARSVAAPATSVTVPGLSNGTAYTFRVSAVNDAGEGAASSASNAVTPQAPLPPPPPPPAASGRWVSAYYVGYQRSLYPEAELDLSTLTHLIVGRVTPLATGTLNTTFDIDATNGPAMARTLSSRAHAAGKKALLMVGGAGEHDTFAAAASSANRARFVSSLLSAMDSLGYDGLDLDWEPILDADQAPLLALVQALRAARPGILLTLPAGWVNANFPGDVGSYYAQLAAQLDQLNLMSYDMAADWTGWDSWHFAALYGESATHPSSIDSTVRAYLAAGVPAAKLGLGLGFYGSCWRGVSAPRVPVTASVALLESDNAMSYANIVSLYAPRATAAWDEAAQQAYLTSSSGAGPQGCNFISYEDPRSILAKGTYARSQGLGGAIVWTVNEGHLASAPAGSRDPLMRAAADAFLAP
- a CDS encoding DNA/RNA non-specific endonuclease; the encoded protein is MKKLVIAAAAVLWLSACGTDADLGGDGVASQLEQDFGGPSGLAEFFDTHTEAEIQAALAPYGVGYRVRTDDVHAENISDCVKFFPSSDRSIWHSFDGEYYYIDASGRPNRAYKYLPIIAAAPRQDTCQTSIGQWGDAENPSNDYDGGHLIGSQLGGWGGRANIVPQDANFNRGNWAQLENKMATCGSLPSGRLRYYIGANYPNSTTLIPNTMTMQITNQSSGASVSMSFTNVDYGGTNGTTERTKGVNWLTSQGCG